The following DNA comes from Capsicum annuum cultivar UCD-10X-F1 chromosome 7, UCD10Xv1.1, whole genome shotgun sequence.
ggactaattaaaatcatatttttgacaaccttagtgcctatgtggcacaacACATTGAAGGGTCCACGTAGGCAAAAGTGTGTGCCACGTATTtgtcacgtaggcactaaggttgtcaaaaatacgattttaattagttcaggggtaattggaccctcctaaagtttgtATTCATCTCAACcttttcgcgtatagttcaaGATGGAAATATAacatttttcctaaaataaaatcatattttacctttttatattAACACAACTCAAAAACTATTCCAACAAAACTACCAAAAACACCCCTTAAAGATCCCATCCAAGTCTTTTCACCACATATATTTCAGTGCTCCTCAAAACTATTCTCCAGTTGCTCTCATTCCCCCTTTTCTCTCTCTAGAACCCTTGGCGTAAACTCTACCCCCGAAGAACCCAAAAGGCTTTTCTCCAATTTCAATGGCTAACAGCAATCTTCCTCGAAGAATTATCAAGGTTTCCTTCTTTCTCCACCGTTGATCTTCCTCGTCTTCACTCGATCCATTTTTTTAACGGCTTTGATTACTTTATTATATAGGGTTTTTGATCTATTTGATACTTGTTATTACTTCGATTAAGCTgatgatgttttcatgatttttgttTGTTACAGGAAACTCAACGTCTTCTTAGCGAACCTGGTAAATTTGAATGAATTTCAGTTTTattaattgtctttttttttttaacttcagtTTAATGGAATTTTGagcttcatttttcttttaatctGATGTTACTTTTagttaatttatgaaattttgttttattaattGCGCATTTGCTTTAGCGGTGTGGAATTTTGAGCTTCATTTTGAGAGTGTAGAAATTGAATAGTTGGTTATATGATATGATTTGGATTGTTGATTTCGTTATGTATTGAGTTTTTCTTATTAATGTTAAGAGTGAAGGGTGAAAAAGCCACCTAAAATATCCTGATTTTTTGAGCTCCGTAATTGAACTATCAGGTTTGAACTATCACCAAGTATTTATCAAAGCCCACCTTCTTAATTGTTTGATTTTCCTACCTGAACTATTAGGTTTGCGAGTTTCCTACGTGAATTAttaccaactatttatcaaaaaacgtcttttttattgtttgatttccTACCTGGATTATCAGGTTTGCAAGTTTCTTGTAATTGTTGAGTTTCCTACCTGAACTTTGAGGTTTGCGAGTTCCCTACGTGAACTAACACCTACTATTTATTAAGACACGCCTtcgtgggaatacactgggtttgttgttgttgttgccttCGTAATTGCTTGAGTTTCATACTTAAGCTTTCAGGTATGAAAAGTGAACAattaatagtttaggtgtgttttgataaatagttggtcgTAGTTCAGGTAGGAAACTCTCACACCTGATCGTTtaggtatgaaactcaaaaatggggatactttaggtgtgtttttgaccATTAACTCTAAAGTTTACAGCGACTTTATCTATTTATGTAGTACTTCCTCTGTTCACTTTGTTCGTATTACTTTCAATTAGGTGCCTTTTTGCAAAATGAATGCCTCTCTCTATTTTTTGGCAGCTCTTTAATTTCAGCTTTTCATACGTTTAGAGGATATTGTGTTACATTCTTCAAATCTTTAGTTTAACCCTCACAAGATATAAtagtcttatttattttcttgaactACCTGTCAAGTCAAAAGCagacaaaaaaattgatataCAGGGAATATTAACTATATTGTTAGTAAAAGGTTTAGGAGGATCTAATGCTGATTAACTTTGGTGCAGCGCCTGGGATAAGTGCGTCGCCATCGGAAGACAATATGCGATACTTTAATGTCATGATTCTTGGTCCAACACAGTCTCCTTATGAAGGTAATGGGCTCAATTATATGATTTGAATAAGCAAGAAACTGTGCTTGCAACATATACTTGTTTTGTTGAGCTGTCATATTGTGTGGTGTACATTGACTCTGTTTTGCTGAAGTCTGAACTGGCCACTTGGCTGGTGTATTCTATTGGCTAAAGTTTCTCTTTGTTGTTCATCATTTTACTTGTGTATCGATTGGCCCAATTGATCTCCATTTACCTCTAATTTGTTTTTTCCTCTTCCTTTATATAGTCTTGGGCACTTATCTTCTTTTCCTGTAGCTGCATACTATGTGAACCAAACATGAAAACTGGCTAATATTACCAGACTAATTAGTCCTGCGGAATAGGAAGTTAACCTGACTAGTTGATAACACTACTGACGGTGAGATCTGGAACTGCATCTGGAAAATTTGAAGTAGTAACCTTTACTAATGTTTGCAACTCCTGGTAATATGAGCATCactgtatttgtgtttgctatgAATTTCTTAACGTTATCTGGATTCTCAGGAGCATAGCTGAAATCTGGCTGCTGTTAGTTTAAAACGTTGAATATTGATGTCTAGTAGAAACGGTTGCTAACGGATAGCATTCAGCTGCAAGACACCCATCAACCACCTTCTATTGTTTTGTGATATGCATGTTTACAACGTTCTTCTCTTTTAGCTCTTCtaaatttccttggttttgttGGACAGTGATTTAGATGATGATGCTAGAGGCgtattttgaataatatatgttctGCCTGCAGTATGCTTTTCCTCTTTGTTTCTCCTTTTACCTAATCGGCGTACCTTCTTTCTGTAGGAGGTGTCTTCAAGCTCGAACTATTTTTGCCTGAAGAGTACCCAATGGCTGCTCCTAAGgtatataaatacattaaataGATGATTTCTCTGGCAGTGGATGTTTGACAAATTCCAGTTGATGTTCTGCATTTTTGTTTCTTGATAATGTCCCTTTGCTAGCTATATttggctctttttttttttggttgatgtTGCCATCTCTCTCCTGGCTTAGTGTTATAACTCAATTTGAATATGCCTTTCCGCTGGAAGTTACAGTCTGATGTTTTAATGTCTGGCAGTATGTTGCAACATTTTAACTTCCTAGTGTATCATTCTGGATTTGGAACTTCTCAGTTGGTAAAGCTTTTCTGCTTTCTTTTACCCTGTTATTAGCTGTTATTTACTGCTACCTAAGTGAACATGTTAGGTGAAGTGTTTATGTAGTTTGTACATTTTTCTAGATAAGGAAATGAAGGTAAAAATTTATGCATTTAGTATTGTAATTTGATCATGATATTTGTTAATAGATGCTCAAGTTTGATATGAGATGCATACACAGAGAAGCTCATGGCAGTTGAAAAACTAGGAGACAATCCTATTGATCTGGGATCATGTTTCACAACTTTGTACATGTTGAGGTTGCTTTTCTAGGAGTACTGGTTAGGTGACTGTTTTCCTCACATTCTGCTTCCATTTATATGCAGTGTGGGATTGTGAAAATAGTATACTTGGGCTACCTAGATATTGGTTTCGCGATACATGTTATTTTTGGAATAAATAAAGTACTAATGAtcaatttttgtgatttttaaagTCTGTTACTATGTGGTAGTAACAATGTGCAAATACCATTGTTGAACTTCACCTAGAAATTTAATTTGAGCTCTTGGAAGAACACTCTCTCAACCTAGCCAAAGGGGGGGCACTTCCCGTGGGAAGACTCAAAAGAATGGGACTTCCCGTGACTGAGATGGAATAGGACCAAGACAATCAGGTTGTGAAAAGAACTGTTTGTCAAATTTGAATATGCCACAATTAGTCTATGTTGGTTATTTAAGATACTTTAATAGATATGACTTTGGACAGTGATTCATACTGGCATGTTGTTGTGTGAGGTTTCTTAGATTTGTTGGGCTTAGTTGGTATTCaaactatgaaggtttgggaaagggtggtagagttgaggttgaGAAGGATCGTGACTATTTCTGAGAATCAGTTGGGTTTATGCCAGGTCGCTCGACTACGGAGgtcattcaccttgtgaggagattagtggagcagtttcagGAAAGGAAGAAAGACTtgtacatggtgtttattgatcttgagaaggcttaTGATAGAGTTCCCAGGAAGATTTTGTGGAGGTGCTGGGAAGTTAGAGGGGTGTCCGTGGCGTACACTAGGgcgattcaggatatgtatgatgatGCAAAGACTCGTGTGAGTACGGTAGGAGGTGATTCAGAGCACTTTTCGGTTTTGATAGGTTTGCACccgggatcgactcttagcccttttttatttgctttagtgatggatgtgttgacgcggcataTTCAAAGGGAGGtgtcttggtgtatgttatttgcagatgatgtggtattgatcgACGAGACtcgaggagttaatgataagttggaaatttggagacagacccttgagtctaaaggatttcggttgagcaggaccaagacggagtacttggagtgtaagctTAGTGATATGTCGCATGAGGCTGAcgtggttgtgaagctggactctcaggccattcagaggagggagagtttcaagtctggggtctatgattcaaggcaatggcgagattgacgaggatgtcatgcattatattggggcagggtggttgaaatggaggctcgcttcaggagttttatgtgataagaaggtgtccccgaaacttaaaggtaagttctacagagtggcagtccgaccaattatgttgtatggagcggagtgttggccagttaagaactcctacatccagaagttgaaggtggaggagatgaggatgttgcaatggatgtgtggccataccaggaaagataaggtgaggaatgagattattcaggagaaggtgggGGTGGCTTCGATGGAAGACAAGATGCGAAAAGTGCGGTTccgttggttcgggcacgtgatgaggaggggctctgatgTTTCAGTGCGGAGGTATGTgtcactggctatggatggttttaggcgggtagaggtaggccgaagaaatattggaggaaggtgattaggcatgatatggagcagttacagctgacagaggatatgacccttgataggaaggtgtggaggatgcagattagggtagagggttaggagTCGGGAGCGTTTCTTTATTTGTGTTtggaagtttcttgttcgtgggtgttgagtgatgtctatgTTTTCGGTTAGATAGTTTTTTAGTAGTATCTGGTGGCTGTTGTATTACCTGTGAATACcgatgttagtttattttgcatactgtactagTCTATacgcatttatgttttgtgatttgctatactgttatcggtcctaagctggggttctatcggaaacagtctctttacttcttcggaggtagtggtatgatctgggTACACTctacccccagaccccactatgtgggaatatactgggtatattgttgttgttgttgtagttggtaTTCGGACTAATGATCTGTTGGATAATTGAAGATGAAGGATGTCATGACTCATGACCTTAGTTCTGGCGTGGACACAATTACTCGGTCCTTCAAACACTTGAGATTGCCTACATCTGCAAAAGCTTGGAGTTATACAAAGGCAATACCTATATGTGTAGATGCATAAAGATACTAAATCCGGGAAGACTGTTGGGGTATAATATTGCAACTTTTCCTGGGTGCTTTTCATGATATGTTTCTGGATGATGTACCTGGTGTTGCTTAGTCTTTTCAGGAAGCTTACTTTTCAAATGATTGTGGACTTCTACTTAAATAGAACATGTACCCTTGATCTTAATAGTTGCAGATATTATTTGCTTGTGCAAGTTTGTTGTTTTATACGTTTAAACATGTTGTAAAGTTTTGCTATGTGTATACTGTCGGTTAGTCATTGATCAACTTGCATCCCAACAGGTTCGATTCCTCACCAAAATCTACCATCCGAACATTGATAAGGTTTGTTGTGTTTATCAACTCTTTCATACATGGATATAagccacaaaaataaaatacctttgCTTATGTATGTCTTTGATGTGAAGCTTGGTAGGATATGTCTTGACATTCTTAAAGACAAGTGGAGTCCTGCTCTTCAGATCCGTACTGTACTTTTGAGGTATTCAGTATTTTATCATgctttga
Coding sequences within:
- the LOC107878611 gene encoding ubiquitin-conjugating enzyme E2 35, whose translation is MANSNLPRRIIKETQRLLSEPAPGISASPSEDNMRYFNVMILGPTQSPYEGGVFKLELFLPEEYPMAAPKVRFLTKIYHPNIDKLGRICLDILKDKWSPALQIRTVLLSIQALLSAPNPDDPLSENIAKHWKANEAEAVETAKEWTRLYASGA